GCTGAGGCCCGCTGGGGCTCTAGGCCCTGATGCAGAGGCCGGGCTACCGCCTGGGGTCTGCTCAGGGCCTGTGGCCAGGTTTTCCTTCCCACTCCGGGTTGACCCTAAAGACAGATGTAATCGTGCGGGCGGCTGCGGCCCACGCTGTCTGGAGGCGCAGGGCGCTAGGGACGCGGCGTGGAAACCGTCCTGAGGGGCACCCCCGCCTCTCGCGCGCAGCTCTCTCCCCgctctgctctcctctcctcctttcctggcTCAGAAAGCCTGCCAGCCGCGGCCCCAACCCGTTCcgttctcctccccccaccccgcgcgGGGCTCCGCTTTCCCTCCATCAACTCCAGGCCGAATTCAATCCGAGAAGGCTCCTTTGAGCTTTTGTGTTTGCTGGGGGAGATTGTGGGCGCAGGAGGGATCGCGTTACAACTTTCATTTCCTGAAATGTTTGAGGGAACATCCAGGGTTTTTATCCCCCCATCAGGCCGGGCGATGGGCTCGGGTTTCAGGCCTTGTCACTCAGCTGTCACCAAACAAACGAAGCTCTCAGAGCCCCAGAGAGGGAGAGCTACCTGCTATTCATGACCCCTGGAGCAGGTGATCGCTCATGGGAAAAACAGGTAGAATTAATCATAGGGctgttctctgtttcctctcctttttgGCAGACCTGCCCACAGTGTGAAAcctgtcagaaaaaaaattaactctttcTTATTCCCCAGGGgaactaaaaatacattttcagaaaacCCACCACACACATTCACACCAAATGACCCGAATGACATTTTGAGGGAACATCTTCACATCCACTCCATCTTGCAATTTCttagtttgtgttcccatcttAGTGGGACTTGGAACATAGGAGAACCAGGAGAGAATGTGGCATCTTCGGGTTACCTGGTTCTATCTATTGAAAGGAGTCCCAAGTGTGGTCTTTGAACAGGTAGATTTCAACATCTCCTTCCTGACTGGGTGTCAATGCAGTTGGGCTTGAtcctaataaaatgaaaatatctacCCTAATAGGAGTTTCTAGACAACTTCTGTAAGTGGGTGTTTCCCTTGCCCAGATTCTTCCCTAAGTCAACCTTGTTGAGTATCCATATTGGGGTCTGTATTGGAAAATCCAAATGATTCCAAATTTTCCCTTATTCATTTAATTCCTAACTCAATTCCCTTAGTTGAACAAAAGCAGAAAGGTTAGCATCCTGGTGTTCTTTGTTGTGAGGCTACTGTTTACCTGCTACTTATTAAATATTACAATATAAACTTTAAGTTATacctttactttttattttgtcctaGCTTTCTTTTCCCTATACCTCTTTCCCtcctagaaataaaaaagaaagggaaagaggaaatgcATACAGATTTGTTTCTAAGATATATTAATGCTGGAAAATTTAACCAGGACAGCTTGGGAACCTTAaatcagactgatttttttttaaagaaatttgataAGGGGGCCTGCATTGACATTCTGCCTTTTAGTTTTTCCagaaaagttttgttttggggttgttggtttttgttttgttttgtttttggtgagaaATTAGGAGATACACTGTATGTAAAAATAATCCTCCGGCCTCCATTATGAAGATTCtgtctgtttattttgaaaacagcCATAGGTTCCAGTTTCCCAGAACTGATTTTCTTAGATTAGCTATTTGTGCTCAGAGGTAGAGCCCTGAGCAAtattattcttcaattaaaatcaAGAACTTGACTTTAGAAGGAAGCATGTTATGTTTATATAACATCAGcaatacatagaaaatattcCCCACACATATCTGAAGACAGACAAGGCTTCAATTGTTTAAATGTTCTTTTCACTTCATAGATACTAAGTCATGTTGACCTAtctagcttaatttttttaagcttgtTACCTACTTTCATATTCCCCGCTTCCTAAATACAGAGCTAATGCTTCTTCCTTGTAACTACCTCCTTGACTTAAAGGTAAAATTTCCTTTTGCAAGGTATTGCACACTACGCCACCTCACCCTCAAAATGTGCATTTTCTGCACAAGGACTTTTGTACATTGTAAGTTGCTGCTCCCCTCCACCAGCCACACCAATCCCCACaactatcacacacacacacacacacacacacacacacacacacacacacacacacaaagctgcAGAAATTAAGAGAAACATTACTGCATACTGATgcttatattttgaatataatatcTGAGAGCCAACTAAAGATGTCACAGCTAtgtgggtttggtttggtttgttatttttttcacagtCCCATTGTCTTTCTATGATTGGATAACTGGCAATTCAAATTAGAACTGAAGTGCTACAAAGTAGCTAAAGTCGTGCCTTAAGTTGGGGGGGGTGGTTAGTTGAGTTTGTAAGGTGTAAAGAACACCTAGAAATTTGGTTTTACAGACACGCTGGTTGGAACCAACAGATTTTGTTATCAGGGATACCAACTGACCAGCTCTATGAAATGTTaaagaacatttcaaaaaaatttttaggtATCTTAAGGCAATTAAATGACATGTTAGTAAAAATATGTAGTCTGggactctttttttcctttaagatccCACATGCATATCAGCTCAGGTCCTGAACCACTACCCCAATACTAACccacctaccccccaaaaaactgtATCTATTATAAATAAGCCATggcattttaaaagttataattaatttttaatcctATATTAAATTATATAGCAAATTAAGATAAATTTGTCTTGTGTTAATCCATCAGTGCTTCTATTCAGATCTGCCTATGTCAGTCTCacaaaaaaattatcttctaagTTAGGGAGGGTGCAAAGGACAGGGGACCAGAGGGAGGGAACTGGTATACATTTCCATGCCTCCTTATTATAGTAGGTAAAGGGCCAgaatctatctttctatttgtctgtctttttaatgaCAACCACTAATGGCAGTGAGGAAGGGAGAACAGCCAGTATCACCTAATAGTATTTTAATTACAGTTGGGTGGCCACTTCAGGTATgcttaagtgtgtgttaaatctgAAGTCAAACCTTTTCTCTTTCAAAGATAAGATTgtttgggttgggttttttgtttttttggggggtaggttttgttttgttggttgtTCTTTCTGAATTTGCCTCTTGATCATGGGGAAGGGCGGGGGTGtgattttaagaatattttgtgacatggCAAAGGAAAACAATTAGTGAGCACTTTACcaaaaggtggggtgggggagacccCAAGATAGCAAAGCAATATAGGGGAGCAAACCTTAAGGTGAGTGCTGGAGTCTCAGCTGTTCCTTAAGTTAAAAGGAAAGAAGCTGAAACTCAGATGTGGAAGAGACAGGCGTCCACGCGCCTCAAGCagcctctttctctttgtttttaaatgctaCTGCAGTGTTGTTCCTCGCTGTCTGAAAGGACCACAGTGCCTAAAACACTGATTGCCATCCTCAGTGGGAGAACGGGTTTCCAATTTCATCAGCTGGAACGAAGTTGTGTGTATAGTCGGCTTAAAACATTAGAGAAAATGAGGCCTTCCCAGGGCAATACTTTTTCTGGGTAAGACAATAAGCCAACAATTCGCCCATGATTTTGACTTTTCGGTCCTGACTGGCTTACACAGATCTTTAGAGAATCTTTCAGATGGAGCTCTTGGATTCAATCAGACTTGGGGGCCGGGGgtagggggcggggggagggaacACTGTGACCTTGAAGGGACTCATAAGTTCCCGCCTAAGGTTGCTGAGCATACCTGCGGGCTAAAGGACTGAGCCCTCGAGTATCCTTGGTGCGAATTGCCCCTGGGGACGAAGTGGGCACAGACACTAGTTCCTCTGCCTTCGGGCGGCTGGAGGAGGTAGTTAGGGAGAATTTTTGGTCTTCTACTCCTGGGAAGAGCtcaaaaaaaaggagaaatggagCACAGAGAGCACGTGGGCCACCAGCGAGTCTCCTCACCTTAACTTTGACCCACCTGTTCCTGTCAGCGCCGCCTATGCTACCAAAGAAGGGCAGTGTGCCCCGCCACAGCCCATTCCGAAGCGCGCTGCTGGCCTCTGCCCGCGTCTTCCTGTTGGGGCCCCGGACGGTGCGCGGAGAAGAGGCTGCTGCTCGCCCTGGAGCCACGGGTCATGGGGGAAACGCCCGACCAGGCCTCGCCAAGGAAGCCGAGCTGCCGCCTGGTCCTGACTGCGACTCTAAAAAGCAGGGTCGCTCTCCTAGGCTGTTGAAGTTCTAGTGACAAGCCCAGGAAGGGGCGCCCTCTGGCTGGTACCCCTCCCCCGAGAGCGCGGGTGAAGAGCCCAGGTCGGAGAGCCAAAGCCGAGGCGGCAGGAAGCAAAGGAAACGGGCCATACCTGAAGCAGGAAGGGTGGCGGAGCCTAGGCCGCCTCCCGACCAGGCTCTGAGGCCTGAGCCGGCTGTCCTGGGCCCACAGCGCGGCGTCTGAGAACGAGGGAGCGCTCCCACCTGCCGCGCGGCCCGGGAGCCGCAGGTGGCCCAGGCTGCTTCATCCCGCCGTAACCGGGCCTGGTCCAACCCGCAGTCCTGCGTCTGGCGCGGCTCACGTGCCTCGCCCCGAACTAACTCCTTGACTTGGAGAGCGAGACCCGACTTGGGTTTGGGATGTGGCTCCGAGGTGCCCAAGGCCACGGCAGCTGCGTTGTCTCGCGAAGCTCAGGCTGCGGCCTCCTCCACGGCCTGACCCTTCGAGGCCAGGCTGGCAGCCTCTGCTTTCAGGGGCTCCGCGGGCCGGACCATCAGGCCCCGCGCCTGGAGCTGCGCTGTGGTGCGGCTCCCGGGACTCGCGCGGTTCTCGCAAGCGGTGAAGGGGACCAGCCGCGGAGGGGGACAGAGGGCGGCGTCCTGACTGCCCGCGCCTGGAGGGCAGAGCGGCCAGAGCAGCCTCCGGAGTCTGCAGGTGGCAGGAGAAGCTCCTCCAGTTTTTTGCAGCCAGAGTAGCGTGGAACGGAAGCCTCTAGCTCCCCAACCTGGAGTTCTGCCTGAAGACTCGATCGACCAAAGACCTCCAGGCGGGGGAAGTGGTAGGACTGGAGCTCCTTCGCCCACAGTCTCCACTGCAGGCGCGGTGGCggcagagcagagggaaggctgcTCCACGCGGGGTCAGTGCCAGGTGCCGGACTGGCCCTCAGGGTGCGGGGGAAAGCAACGTGACAAGGGTCACTGCTCAGCAAACTCAAAGTTCGAACATAAGCGCCAACGCCACTGTCTCTTCCTGGACGCGTCCACTTCATCTCAGGGTCAAGACCAAGCTGTCCTTGGCTAGAGAATAGTTCAAGACCTGCAGTGCCAGACCCCAGCGGCGCCGTTCTCCCAGCCCGCAGTTAGTGGGGCTTTGAGCGCTCTTAAATCCTTACCTGCTAAGCCAAATTCATGAACCACCGGCCAGAGCCCTTGGTCTCCTGAGTATTTAGGAAGCTTCAGCCAAGAGGTCAAGGCGAACAGGTAGTGGGGACCTGAACAATCCTGTGTTCAGATTTAAAAcgtccaaaaattaaaaaatagcccgtgtgtgtgtgcgtgtgtgtgtttaattttacttGGCAAAATTCTGTGAAGTTTTATCCTAAAAACACTTTACTTATAAGCTGCTGTTCATTACTTTGTCTATAGTTATGAAATCTgtaaaggagaaatggaaaagcgGCTTTTGATTCAGTTAAACTACGAGGCCGAGAAGGTAAATTGGAGGTCCCTTAACAGCTGGTCCTTGAAGATTTCCtcgagggaaaaaaaatatggttAGTTCCCTATAATGATCGCTCTAAAATGATTGCCAAGAAAACTCAAAGCAATATGCAGCTTTCTTGCCTCCTCCTGTATGTCCCCGGTTTAGCCAGACTGAGAGGAGGATGGTAAGGGAGGCACATTGTGCAATTTCTTATTAAACACATCTGGAATATGCGCGCTCTGGATCAAATGCCAGGGATTTTACAAAGAGTTTATGACTGTGACAGAAAACTGTCCTTTTAACGAGTTTACAAGCAGTAATCACAGGGGCTTTTACAGGACGGGCCCGCTCTACTCGCCAGATCTGCAGACATTTCCAAGATTCACCAACCAAGGGAGCAGGAAGTGGGCCCAGGCGCCCAGGGAGACAGAACTTCCAGGAGTCTAAAATTATACTAAACAGAGCTGGAAGAGTGGGGGGTAGTCATCAGAGTAGGAAGAGAGGGCATGTAAGAAATTAAAGTAATTGGCCCTTcctattttccagggagattTCCGCGGTGTCCTTTGAAGCCTGTCAGGGTCATTGAAAGCTATCTTTGTGCAGGGTGTTTGTTTTGGGGAGTGAATGTGAAGAATGCGAGGAGAACCCCTGTGAGAGCCCCTCCTGCAGAGGGTGGCATTTCTCCGTGGCCCAAGACGTGGAGAATAAACACCCTAGTGACTTAAATAAACACCAACTTAATGATCCAAAACACTAACAAGGGAGATTGGGACCCTGAGCTCCCAATCCAAATGATGGTCTCTGAGCGGCTGTGTGAACATCTGTCCATCATTGAGGGGAAAAATGACTTTATAAGTAAAAGTGACTACAGTTAAATACAGTGACCCTTTCTCCCTTGAACTCAGTCAAAGCcatctgacattaaaaaaaagaaatccgtAATAAGGCCTTAATGCCCTGCCCATCCCCTTCTAGATCAGGACAGGAAAGATAGGAATgagtaagaagaaagaaagaagttaatGGTGACATagagggagaaaaattaaaattttgaaactgTCATGTCAGAAAATAAATAGACTTCCTCTGGGAAACAATATTTTACAAAGCACAAGCAAGCCTGTTATCCTGAgtagaattttaataaataatgccatttgtttcactaattttaaaagctaaatacaAAGATACATCATTTTTGCCTCAGGCAAAAATAATATGGAGCCTACATAATTACTGGGATTTTTCTGGACGCTATCCTGCAACACTGCAAAGAGCTCCTGTCCTGCTGGTTTGCTTTCTGTTTGTACAGATTAATTCACAATGTTGCTACCCTTGTTCAAGTTCCCCCTTTCCCCCCCAGGCAGATAAATTATTTTACCTTCACAGTCTTGTCATAAACTTGTTAATAATACAAAAGAACTGAGTTAACATATGAATGCTGTGGAGAAGAGCTGGTGGTAACCAAAACTGCAtatctaaataattttttaaaataaataaatatcccaaaactaaattcactttttcTGTCATATAATTAACTCAGTCACCACTCCTGGTTCAGGAGATGGCCTTTAAAGTACCCTGCAATTCATAACCATCATTAagtaagaaagcaagaaaacatcattaaaaaaaaaacaaaaaaaccggCCCAGTGACAGCAAAACACAACTCACCTTTCAGAAACAGAATCGGTACTCCTGGTGTTCTACTAAGTTTTAATTTAGACTGGTTTAGgtacaatagaaaagaaacctGAAAACACATGCTGTTTTAGTAACAAAAACCAGGTTGCCAGATTTGTTGTGTATTGTTGCAAGCTAGAAACTAGGAACAGGAGAAACCCTTAACAGGGGTGGGTTACAGATATGAAAGCTTTGAGGGCATAAGAAGTAATGGCATTCAGGAAAGTGTTTTTTCACATtggtacatttttaaagtttgccataaaaaaaacccaagaaaacaaacaacaaccaaaaaaccacACTAAATTTGACAAAAATAGTTGTATTTCTAATGGTCACTTCTACTTCTAACTGCCTCACATTGAGAGCATTAAGACATTTAGGCacttgttttttccccctaatactgttctttcattttaatcTACATAAAATTGTTTAAcactaaatatgaaaaatgtaaacTTAATTTTCCCCATCAAAAAAGTTGTAAGATCATAATTTTCCTATTCATCTTAAGAATGCAACCAGTTCCTCCCAGGCTGGAGGCTCTTTTCACGATtttgacttctctctctctctttctctcttgttttcatttccttttcctattctccaaacatttttccataaataaattaaaaggaaataattaaaatccaGTTGCTTTGtaattctcattcattttttaaaaaagaaagaaagaaaagagagacataactgaagcaggaacacgggtTGCCAAGAATCAGGCTGGGTGACtggatgtttttgtttgtttgggttttttcttttttcctgatctCCACACTGGGAGGGGAAATGCAAAACTGGAAAGAGTCGAAGAGAAGAGGGCATTAAGCTTGAGATCACTGTTGGTTTGAGTTTTAAAAAGGTATCTGTGAAAGTCCACCATTCCTTTATGCGCAAATAACCCCAGAAACAAGCTGCAAAAATGTTCCTGATTTCTATTTACAAGTGTCCCTAGTCACTGTGTTGAGGCCCCAGTCCCTCCCCTCTTAGGACCCTAAGTCCACCAGACTGGAGGTGAGGGGGCCCAGTAGGGAGTCCTGGAGCTGATGCTGGTGGGCTTGCAGGCCGTGGCCCGGCTGTGAGGCCGTTAAACCCGGGAGAGAATAGTTTGAGCTCCTGGCGTGGCCCATATTGCCCTGCAGCAGAAGGACCGAGTTCTGGTCTGGACTTTGGGGAGGTGAGAATTCTTCTTCTGAGCTGGACATGAGCGGCTTGCCCCCTTCCAGAGGAGAGAGTTGATTCTGCTTGTTGGAGGAGGAGTTATTGTTTTCGGTGTTCTCCCTAAGAAATAGAGGACAACaccatatggttaaaaaaaaaaaaaagtaggctaaaaaaaaagtgttagatGGAGCGAGAGGAGCTGGAAGGAGGAAAGGGCCATTGTGCAATCAGTCATTGACCCAAATGGAGGAGCTGTGTCCTCTCACCCATCCCCAAGGGTTCTGGGGGaagtgaggaggcagaggggactTGAGAAATGGGGAGCTACAGACAGAGCTCCTGGGGACCCAGGTCCTTTCCTCTTCCACATTTCAGAAAGCCAGATCAGCAGAGCTTAtttgaaacacacaaaaaatatttttaaatttttgttcaagCGGTTATTTTTAATCAACAAGCGACACATCTAGAAGTAACTAAGTTTGAAAAATCTTCCAACAAATTGTTGTTAGTGATGAAGAAAATGATCAGGGAAAAACAGCGCCCAATGCACAGATGTTTGGGGGGGGGTGAATCAAGTCAATTCTCCTGTTCCCATCTGAGGAAACAATTAAACGTCGAGtttccctgcccctgcccggAGGTTGTGGTTTCAGACACAGGACAGGTCATGGGAAGTGGTGTCCAGAGCGGCCCAGTGACCTGAGTAAACACAGGGAGTGCAGCCAGTCTCTCCGATTTCATCAGGGAGTGGGCCCTCGGGCCTCGCTTAAAAGACAGCCGTTTTGTAACTAACATCAAACTGGAACTCTGCTGTCCCCGTCCCCGTGTTACCCTCTCAGTCCTCAGTCCCTCACCGCCCTCTCTCAACTCCTCTGAGGACATCCACACCGGCGCACCCTTTCCCGGAAGGGGAACTTCGCGACCCCGCACAGCCGGAGCCGGCGCGGTGTAGCGGAGCGTCGGTCTGCGCGCTCGATGCTGGTACACTGCAGGATCTCGAAGCCCTCGCGGCTTCTGCCTTCAGAGTACTCCCCATGCCCTGGGACCGCCTGTCTCTCACTCCCCATCCCTCACAGTCTCTCTCTCCCAGAAAGCCCATTTCAGCTGAATTTATCCAGATTCTTCTTTTCCACCCGGAGGGGAACAAGGCGACGACACCTTCGGCCCCCAGGCTCCGGAGCGAACAAAAGAAACCCAGGGGTCCCGGGCGCTCGAGTTTTCCCCAAACTGCTCGGCTCCCGGGAGCGCTCTCGCCACCGCCACCGCCTCCCAGACGCTCTTCCGAATCTCGGTTGGAAACCTACAGCACTCGGGGGTAGCCGGGCCAGGTGGCCGggggtgttggggcaaggaggGCGGAGGCAAAGACaggtttaaaaaaacactgatttCTGAACTCCGGGACGAGAGAAGTCTGCTACTGGAGCCCCCTTCCGCGCCCGAGGCGGCGGCGCGGACAGCCAGACTGACCCGCCGCGGCGCCGGGCCAACCGCGAGAGAAATGGCAAGGAACAATCCTTTCTGGGCTTAGGGCGCCGGGCAGTAAACGCAGCGGCAACTCTCCCAAAGCTCTCTTTTCTGTGGATTTCTTTTGAAAGACTCCTCCCTTTGTACAGCTAGTACGGAATGAAGCAGGACCTCTCTCCCAAGACTACCAGGAAGGAGCGAATGAAGGACGGGGCGGGAGTGGAGGCTGAGCAGAAGTTTCAGGCCAGCTCCAACCCTCTGGGGAGCAAGAAGAAAAGGGTTTGAGACCCTCCCACCGAACCCCTTGCCTTGCGATGCCAATCAAGACTTACCTTCTAGTTCTAGAAACTCACTCTCCACCCGCCACTCCTCGCCCCAGCCAGACAGGGAGGCATGAAAAAGAAATCTAGGGCcaacatttttaacatttcccGACACTCACATCCCAGGAAACCCACGCGCGGACTCTCAAATCAGATAAGTCCCCAATCCCTAACAAGAGATCTCAGAGTTCACGAACTTTCGCCGCAGTGCCGCGGAGGCCTGGGCGCCAACCCGCAGACAGGCTCGGGCCGGAGGGGAGGACGCGGTTCCTGGTGCCTGAGGGCGGGAAGGGGCGGAGGGAAAAGGAAGGCTTCCCGGGGTCGCCCCAGCAGCGGGAAGCACGCCGCGTACCTTTCCTTGGCCTCGGCGGCCCGGTCTCTTTGCCTCCGGTTCTTAAACCAGTTGCTGACCTGGGTGGTGGTGAGGCCGGTGGCCTCGGCCAGCTCCCGCTTCTCACGCGGCGAGGGGTAGGGGTTATGCGCGTACCACTCCCGCAGAACGCCCCGTGACTTCTCCTTGAAGCAGTAGCTGGTTTCTTCGCCGTCCCAGATGGTGCGCGGCAACGGGAATTTTCGGCGCACCCGGTATTTGCCCACCGCACCTAAGGGCCGGCCGCGCAGCTTCTCAGCCTCCACGTAGTGCGCCTTCAGCCACAGTTGCTGCAGCTTAGGGTGGTTGTGAGGCGAGAACTGATGGCTTTCCAGGATCTTGTAGAGCTCGCGGAAGTTGCCGCGGTGGAAGGCGACCACGGCCTTGGCCTTTAGCACGCTTTCGTTCTTGTGCAGGTGGTCGCAGGCGGGCAGAGACCATAGGAACCTGCCCAGGCGCTCCAGGTTCCCGCCTTGCTGCAGAACCTCGCACACGCACGCCACTTGCTCCTGCGTGAAGCCGAACGATGGCAGCATCGACATGGCTTGGGCCTGCCGGGGCGCACCGCCCGGGCGCACGCGGCAGGGAGCAAAACCGAAAAAGCAGGGCGAGGCAGCTGCAGGGATGAGGGCGCGTCTGCTCCTAACCCCCTCCCTAGGCTTTGCGAAGGCGAAATCAAGAGTCGAGACTTGGGCGCGGGCGGCCGAGTAAGAGGAGGAGGAGTAGGGCGTGCGCTGGGAAAGGAACGGCCGGCCGGCTCACTCCGAAGCTTTTCGGGCCTCGCTGGCTCCGGCCTCCCGCCGGGTGGATGCTGCTCGTTGCCGGGGAACTTGGTTTCTGTTCTCCAGGCAGCTGCCTTAAAGCGCGCAGAGTCCCTGGCTTGCTGATTGGCTGCAGGCGGCGCCTATCCGGGGCTGGCCAGCCCGCGCgccgcccggcccggccgcgAGGCCGCGCCGCCCCGAGAGGGGAGGGCGAGGctgtggagctggggctggggagtggtgggaggagtgggaccatgagaggtggggaggaggagggagcagggcttCCCAGGGACATCAGGCGGTGGGAATGGGTGAGCAAGTCAGGACCTTGCAACGTGAGCCCCCTCTGCAGTGTCACCTAAGGGCAGCCGCGCACATCTCTGCACAAATCAATGACTTCAGATCTTCTAattcccctcttctccctccgtacccctgtccctgtcccttgAAGACTTGCCCTTTCCCGGTGAGCTCATATTTAATTACCTTAATGTTGGAATAAATAAGTAATGGATTGATGAATAGCTTATGGAACGCGATAAATAATACAAAAGCAGACCAGTGCTCCAGGCTGCAGCCGCTGGAAGAATGGCTTCTCTCAGGACTGCCTTCAGCTCCAGGAGCcaaacctaatttcctcctctcttccctcctgcccccaccgtCTTCTAAAGGGCACAAGTACTCCAAACCGTATAGCGCTTCCCTCATTCTCAAATGGCCGTGACTGTTTGGGACCACTTGAAGAGCTGTTTAGAGAGCATAGTTACCAAGCAGATAGAGATTCCGAGGGTTGATTTGTGATTTGATATCTTAATGTTCTATACTTTAAATCGGAAGGCTTCTGGACTCGGTTTCCCTATCTGCGCGGTTGCATTTTCCAAGGCCACCTCTGCTACCGAGGAACGCTGAGAAGTTTTGCTTGCTATTAGCAAAAATGCTTCGGGAACCTCGCACGAAAGACGCTGGATGGGgtgtaaattaaataaaactgtgTCCGGCTCCAATAGCCGTCCGGTTGTAACATAATCTTTGTCCTGTTCTGAAAGGGACACTGCCCTCAAACCGAGGGCGACAACGGCTCCAAGAAGATTAAAtaaagaggtgtgtgtgtgtgtgtgtgtgtgtgtgtgtgtgtgtgtgtgtgtgtgtgtagattgcAATGCTGGCCTATTTTACTGCCAGGGAAGGAGAGATGCCCTGCAATTTCAGTCccattatttgttattttgtgtatgtgtggagAATGCTTAGTAAAACTACACAAACAAATGAAGCTGTAATTATCTTAAGC
This DNA window, taken from Camelus dromedarius isolate mCamDro1 chromosome 5, mCamDro1.pat, whole genome shotgun sequence, encodes the following:
- the SIX1 gene encoding homeobox protein SIX1, which translates into the protein MSMLPSFGFTQEQVACVCEVLQQGGNLERLGRFLWSLPACDHLHKNESVLKAKAVVAFHRGNFRELYKILESHQFSPHNHPKLQQLWLKAHYVEAEKLRGRPLGAVGKYRVRRKFPLPRTIWDGEETSYCFKEKSRGVLREWYAHNPYPSPREKRELAEATGLTTTQVSNWFKNRRQRDRAAEAKERENTENNNSSSNKQNQLSPLEGGKPLMSSSEEEFSPPQSPDQNSVLLLQGNMGHARSSNYSLPGLTASQPGHGLQAHQHQLQDSLLGPLTSSLVDLGS